From a region of the Rouxiella sp. S1S-2 genome:
- a CDS encoding YgdI/YgdR family lipoprotein, producing MKKLIILPMAAVLCLAALTGCTRTSYAIHTNDARTIISDGKPKETDAGLLGYTDANGVKQQINKSEVKEVSEIPN from the coding sequence ATGAAAAAACTCATCATCTTACCTATGGCTGCCGTGCTGTGTCTGGCTGCATTGACGGGGTGTACACGTACCAGCTATGCAATTCATACTAATGATGCGCGTACGATAATCAGTGATGGTAAACCGAAAGAAACTGACGCGGGCCTGCTGGGCTACACCGATGCCAACGGGGTTAAGCAGCAGATAAATAAATCAGAGGTCAAGGAAGTCTCCGAAATACCTAACTGA
- a CDS encoding phosphatase PAP2 family protein, whose product MKIRLSLIAATLLLAQQAQAVSLPQAASLANGTSPASTSQAFNALEAQSLQAEINALKGSAASLTRGQLEKARQNSTQADGAWLKASGYDFQTKANQQAGIELLSGFSKLPDSTLKASLETVTAINRDATQGMRHQALADAEGISYLYFLADAMGPRLGKAFLTAYDKGEISKAAALIKASEVSTGAAKKHFNYARPFLIKGNTIHLVPDDTVVKDNQPYTADGGSFPSGHTNTGYTDALLMAQMIPERYDSLVERGARYGYSRIVLGVHYPLDIMGSRMITQRNVAHYLNDPRYVVLFNEAKDQLRAALEKECGTSLAECAKTAGKDDPYRSADMKAFYRFTMSYNLPKQQAASQLTVPKGAEVLLHAALPKVSTSQLRQLMVKTALPAGYPLSGTTPEQAFWQRLDLPAAYALGKSEHAR is encoded by the coding sequence ATGAAAATTCGGTTATCGCTCATTGCGGCCACTTTGCTGCTCGCTCAGCAGGCACAGGCGGTTTCATTGCCACAGGCGGCTTCGTTGGCGAACGGCACCTCTCCGGCTTCAACCAGTCAGGCGTTTAACGCGCTGGAGGCTCAGTCACTGCAGGCGGAAATCAACGCCTTGAAAGGCAGTGCCGCATCGCTGACTCGCGGGCAGTTGGAGAAGGCCAGGCAAAATAGTACTCAGGCCGACGGCGCATGGCTGAAAGCCAGCGGTTATGACTTTCAGACCAAGGCCAATCAGCAGGCTGGAATAGAACTGTTGTCTGGTTTTAGCAAGCTGCCGGACTCAACGCTGAAGGCCAGCCTCGAGACCGTTACGGCGATTAATCGTGATGCCACGCAGGGGATGCGTCATCAGGCACTTGCCGACGCCGAAGGCATCAGCTATCTCTATTTTTTGGCCGATGCCATGGGTCCACGCTTGGGTAAAGCCTTCTTAACGGCGTATGACAAAGGCGAAATCAGCAAAGCTGCGGCGCTTATCAAGGCCAGTGAAGTCAGCACCGGTGCCGCTAAAAAACACTTTAACTATGCCCGACCGTTCCTTATAAAGGGTAATACCATTCATTTAGTGCCTGACGATACGGTCGTTAAAGATAATCAGCCCTATACCGCCGACGGCGGCTCTTTTCCAAGTGGGCACACGAATACTGGCTACACCGACGCCCTGCTGATGGCCCAAATGATACCCGAGCGCTATGACTCTCTGGTGGAGCGTGGTGCGCGTTACGGCTACTCACGCATTGTGCTCGGGGTGCATTACCCGCTCGATATTATGGGCTCCAGGATGATCACCCAGCGCAACGTTGCGCACTATCTCAACGATCCGCGTTATGTGGTTTTGTTTAACGAGGCCAAAGATCAACTGCGCGCCGCGTTGGAGAAAGAGTGTGGAACCTCGCTTGCCGAGTGCGCCAAAACCGCAGGCAAGGATGACCCTTATCGTTCTGCCGACATGAAGGCGTTTTATCGTTTCACCATGAGTTACAACCTGCCGAAACAGCAGGCGGCATCGCAGCTTACTGTGCCAAAAGGAGCTGAAGTGTTGCTGCATGCGGCTCTGCCAAAGGTTTCTACGTCCCAGCTTCGCCAGCTGATGGTGAAAACCGCACTACCGGCTGGCTATCCGCTTTCAGGCACTACGCCTGAGCAGGCCTTCTGGCAGCGTCTTGATTTACCGGCTGCCTACGCGCTGGGTAAGTCAGAACACGCTCGTTAA
- a CDS encoding glyoxalase superfamily protein, with the protein MFSIDQAKQMAKRLHTSLTSRNQDISYSAALELVAQQMGFRDWNTASAMLERQAPSPAITFDKTIPILRMFDETKAREFYLDFMGFNVEFEHRFEPHLPLYLGLVRDGLHIHLSEHHGDASPGSTIFVSMQNIELLRDELQAKQYGYGRPDIVEQDWGKVLEVYDPFGNRVRFCQS; encoded by the coding sequence ATGTTTTCTATCGATCAGGCCAAACAAATGGCCAAACGACTGCACACGTCACTCACATCGCGTAATCAAGACATCTCTTACTCGGCAGCGCTCGAATTAGTGGCTCAGCAAATGGGTTTTCGAGACTGGAATACCGCCTCTGCGATGCTCGAGCGGCAAGCCCCCTCCCCTGCGATTACTTTCGACAAAACCATTCCGATATTAAGAATGTTTGATGAAACCAAAGCACGTGAGTTTTATCTAGATTTCATGGGTTTTAACGTGGAGTTTGAACACCGCTTCGAGCCGCATCTGCCGCTGTATTTAGGACTGGTCAGGGACGGGCTGCACATCCATCTTTCTGAACACCACGGCGACGCCAGTCCCGGCTCGACGATATTTGTCTCAATGCAAAATATTGAACTGCTGAGGGATGAGCTACAGGCCAAACAGTATGGCTACGGACGTCCAGATATTGTTGAACAGGACTGGGGAAAGGTTCTCGAAGTTTATGATCCGTTCGGCAATCGAGTTCGTTTCTGCCAAAGTTAA
- a CDS encoding YgdI/YgdR family lipoprotein, whose product MLTSLSVFTVAGCSSNQAIKTTDGKTIVTSGKPQIDNDTGLVSYKNAQTGKTEQINRNQISNMSELDN is encoded by the coding sequence ATCCTAACCTCACTGTCAGTATTTACCGTAGCCGGATGCTCTTCAAATCAGGCAATCAAAACGACGGATGGAAAAACGATAGTGACAAGCGGCAAGCCGCAAATTGATAACGACACCGGACTGGTTTCTTATAAAAATGCGCAAACGGGCAAAACTGAGCAAATAAACCGTAATCAGATTAGTAACATGAGTGAACTGGACAATTAA